The DNA segment ATGGCAGATGATTGAAAATCTTGATCCTGATGAAATGAGTCCAAAACAGGCGCTGGCCTATTTGTATGAGCTAAAGAAAATACGATAAATGAAAAAGTGCGGTAAAAAATTCACCAAATTTATACCGCACTTTTTATTTCTCAAGCGCTTGTGTTGGATTTTCAAACCAACTTTCTAAAATAATGCAGGCAGAAATGCTGTCCACCTTGCCTTTTTCAAGCGCTTTAAAGCCACCACGTTGGAAAATCTCGGCACGCGCTTCCGTGGTGGTAAGGCGTTCGTCTTGTAAGGTTACAGTTACGCCAAATCGTCCGTGTAAGCGATTGGCGAATTTTCTGGCGCGTTGGGTGAGCGGCTGTTCTGTGCCGTCCATATTTAAGGGTAAGCCGACCACCACAATGTTAGGCTTCCATTCCGTTAGGCATTTTTCGATAGCCACCCAATTTGGAATGCCGTCTTGTGCTTTAAACGCAGGCAAAGGCTGGGCAGAGCCAGTGATACTTTGCCCTACGGCACAGCCAATACTTTTCGTACCGAAATCAAACGCAAGGGCGGTGATGCTCATTAACTATGCCCTACTTGATGGGTAAAATTGTGCTGTTCGATGCCTAATAATTGATTTGCCGCTGCCCAGCGTTCAAGAGGTGGCACATCAAACAAAATATGTTCATTAGCAGGCACAACCAGCCAGTCATTGTAAGCAATTTCTGTTTCTAATTGTTTCGCTGACCAGCTTGCACAACCAAGGGCAACAAG comes from the Avibacterium avium genome and includes:
- the ruvX gene encoding Holliday junction resolvase RuvX, which translates into the protein MSITALAFDFGTKSIGCAVGQSITGSAQPLPAFKAQDGIPNWVAIEKCLTEWKPNIVVVGLPLNMDGTEQPLTQRARKFANRLHGRFGVTVTLQDERLTTTEARAEIFQRGGFKALEKGKVDSISACIILESWFENPTQALEK